Proteins encoded by one window of Verrucomicrobiia bacterium:
- a CDS encoding cytidylate kinase-like family protein, whose translation MSDTANLAKCLSYIDAQVTPLPGAEPGKMIRRRLASITLSRQAGSGGRAVAEMLATWLQQQEKEPGPPWTVFDRNLVEKVLEDHHLPQRLAEYMPEDRRPLLDDIMEELLGLHPPSWTLFHQTCQTILHLATLGHAIILGRGAHLIAARLDNVVHVRLVGSLERRIERVCAQRRVSPKEARELIEQEDRSRAAYVKKHFGKDVEDTQHYHLVINTDLVDLKEAVQLIGWLVRHRQEPPPPPI comes from the coding sequence ATGAGTGATACTGCCAACCTGGCCAAATGCCTCAGTTACATTGACGCGCAAGTCACCCCCCTGCCCGGGGCGGAGCCGGGCAAAATGATTCGGCGGCGTCTGGCATCCATTACGCTGTCCCGCCAGGCCGGCTCCGGGGGGCGTGCGGTGGCGGAGATGCTGGCCACATGGTTGCAACAACAGGAAAAAGAACCGGGACCGCCGTGGACGGTGTTTGACCGCAACCTGGTGGAGAAAGTGCTGGAGGACCATCACCTGCCGCAGCGGCTGGCGGAGTACATGCCGGAAGACCGGCGTCCCCTGTTGGATGACATCATGGAGGAGCTGCTGGGGTTGCATCCCCCATCCTGGACCCTTTTTCATCAAACGTGCCAGACCATTTTGCATCTGGCCACCTTGGGCCACGCCATCATTTTGGGACGCGGCGCCCATTTAATTGCCGCACGGCTGGACAATGTGGTGCATGTGCGGCTGGTAGGCTCGCTGGAACGGCGCATTGAGCGTGTCTGCGCCCAGCGGCGGGTCAGTCCCAAGGAGGCCCGGGAGCTTATTGAGCAGGAGGACCGCTCACGGGCGGCCTATGTGAAGAAACATTTTGGCAAGGACGTGGAGGACACGCAGCATTACCACCTGGTCATCAACACGGACCTGGTGGACTTGAAGGAGGCCGTGCAGTTGATTGGCTGGCTGGTGCGCCACCGGCAGGAGCCGCCTCCGCCGCCCATATAA
- a CDS encoding ThuA domain-containing protein codes for MKITKAMTLALAAAGLLWAASSAGAERKIVLLAGTPSHGPGEHEHNAGCLLLGRLLNQVGGVKAVVHTNGWPKDMSIFEGADAVFIYCDGGGGHMAVRDRQRLTFLGELMKRGVGFGCCHYAVEVPKDNGGPEFLNWMGGYFETHWSVNPHWDADFKVIPKHPITDGVRPFKIRDEWYFHMRFQEGMKGVTPILSAVPPPSTMNRPDGPHSGNPAVREAVAKGEPQHVMWAYERPDGGRGFGFTGGHFHNNWGHDDFRKVVLNALLWIAKAPIPPGGVQSVVTAEDLKENLDPKGRK; via the coding sequence ATGAAAATCACCAAAGCAATGACCCTGGCTCTCGCTGCCGCCGGCCTGCTCTGGGCCGCCTCCAGTGCGGGAGCCGAACGCAAAATTGTGCTTCTGGCAGGCACTCCCAGCCACGGGCCGGGCGAGCATGAGCATAATGCCGGCTGCCTGCTGCTGGGACGTCTGCTCAACCAGGTGGGCGGAGTCAAGGCCGTGGTGCACACCAACGGTTGGCCCAAGGATATGAGCATTTTTGAAGGCGCCGACGCCGTGTTCATCTACTGCGACGGAGGCGGCGGGCACATGGCGGTGCGGGATCGCCAGCGCCTGACTTTTCTGGGCGAGCTGATGAAGCGCGGTGTGGGCTTCGGCTGCTGCCATTATGCCGTTGAGGTGCCGAAGGATAATGGCGGGCCGGAATTTTTGAACTGGATGGGCGGCTATTTTGAAACGCATTGGTCTGTCAATCCGCACTGGGACGCCGATTTCAAGGTCATTCCCAAGCATCCGATAACCGACGGCGTACGGCCCTTCAAGATACGTGACGAGTGGTACTTTCACATGCGCTTTCAGGAAGGCATGAAGGGCGTGACCCCCATTCTCAGCGCGGTGCCGCCGCCATCCACCATGAACCGGCCTGACGGGCCGCACAGTGGCAATCCGGCCGTGCGCGAAGCGGTGGCCAAAGGGGAGCCGCAGCATGTCATGTGGGCCTATGAGCGGCCTGATGGAGGGCGCGGTTTTGGCTTCACCGGCGGTCATTTTCACAACAACTGGGGCCACGATGATTTCCGCAAAGTGGTCTTGAACGCATTGCTGTGGATTGCCAAGGCCCCCATTCCGCCCGGGGGGGTGCAGAGTGTGGTCACCGCCGAGGATCTCAAAGAAAATTTGGATCCCAAAGGCCGCAAATGA
- a CDS encoding NUDIX domain-containing protein, translating to MAHIHERIDFTVSIFVVHRGQVLLVLHRNLGQWLPLGGHIELDEDPEQAALREAEEESGLEIELLGERPPTTGPGTRALIAPRFLDIHRITETHEHIGMIYWARPKNGRGEVRLAAAEHHAIRWCSVEDLESLTPPLRPAIKWYCQKALAEIDG from the coding sequence ATGGCCCACATTCACGAGCGCATAGATTTCACGGTGTCCATTTTCGTGGTGCATCGAGGGCAGGTGCTGTTGGTGCTGCATCGCAACCTGGGGCAGTGGCTGCCTCTGGGGGGGCACATTGAACTGGATGAAGACCCCGAACAGGCAGCGCTGCGTGAAGCCGAGGAGGAAAGCGGTTTGGAAATTGAACTTTTGGGCGAGCGCCCACCCACCACGGGGCCGGGCACGCGGGCCTTGATCGCCCCCCGATTTCTGGACATCCATCGCATCACGGAAACACATGAGCATATTGGCATGATCTATTGGGCACGCCCTAAAAACGGGAGGGGCGAAGTGCGCCTGGCCGCCGCCGAGCATCATGCCATCCGCTGGTGCAGCGTGGAAGATCTGGAATCCCTGACGCCGCCGTTGCGTCCCGCCATCAAGTGGTACTGCCAGAAAGCCCTGGCGGAAATTGACGGTTGA
- the rpmB gene encoding 50S ribosomal protein L28, which produces MSRVCELTGKRAAKGSIIWRSGKAKKKGGIGTHVTAITKRRFLPNLQRVKAVIDGEVRYVKVATSAIKKGLITKPPKRNWKKAEPAKA; this is translated from the coding sequence ATGTCGCGAGTTTGTGAATTGACCGGCAAGCGTGCTGCCAAGGGCAGCATCATCTGGCGCAGTGGTAAAGCCAAGAAAAAGGGCGGTATCGGCACCCACGTTACCGCCATTACCAAACGCCGTTTCCTGCCCAATTTGCAACGGGTGAAGGCGGTCATTGATGGCGAAGTCCGCTACGTCAAAGTGGCCACCAGCGCCATCAAGAAGGGTTTGATCACCAAACCCCCCAAACGCAACTGGAAGAAGGCCGAACCGGCCAAGGCCTAA
- a CDS encoding endonuclease/exonuclease/phosphatase family protein: MEHSKPTLFERGMVAFIAAWQRRREPASGWQRMKRGFHWLLVGANVLYLASLLSLWALTGWVGERHYLTAFCLFVPPQAWLLPLLLLTPLTWLAARPWLWLHLPAVLWVAFGFFDFHWHSPQPASNPVLRVMTNNYGQNNRQSFTAFLQQEQPDVIALQEAVGQAGRLTRAYTNYQGRAYGEFVLLSRHPILNAGPVPVYDPFGWPIGAWFELNVHSRTVVVYNVHLPSPRRELYRLRGLGLLVALAGETAGEGRSVQFQEDVAKAWRQRLDMAQRLMVHLEKEKRPFVLAGDFNMPSRGWLHRQFRARYTDAFAEAGRGYGLTFPGYSSNPLTGFGPWLRLDYIFCGGDFRPVQCVTERGRRSQHRAVAAQLEWAH, encoded by the coding sequence ATGGAACATTCCAAACCCACCCTGTTCGAGCGCGGGATGGTGGCGTTCATCGCGGCTTGGCAGCGCCGCCGTGAGCCTGCCAGTGGCTGGCAGCGCATGAAGCGGGGATTCCACTGGCTGTTGGTTGGTGCAAACGTTCTTTACCTGGCCAGTCTTTTGAGCCTCTGGGCGCTGACAGGATGGGTGGGCGAGCGCCATTACCTCACCGCTTTCTGCCTCTTTGTGCCCCCCCAGGCCTGGCTGTTGCCGCTGCTCCTATTGACGCCCTTGACCTGGCTGGCCGCCCGCCCCTGGCTGTGGTTGCATTTGCCGGCGGTCTTGTGGGTGGCTTTTGGATTTTTTGACTTTCACTGGCACTCCCCCCAACCAGCTTCCAATCCCGTTTTGCGGGTGATGACCAATAATTACGGCCAGAACAACCGCCAGAGTTTTACCGCTTTCCTGCAGCAGGAGCAGCCGGATGTCATTGCCCTGCAGGAAGCCGTTGGCCAGGCGGGTCGGCTTACTCGGGCCTACACCAATTACCAGGGGCGCGCCTACGGCGAATTTGTGTTGCTAAGCCGGCACCCCATTCTTAACGCGGGGCCCGTCCCGGTGTACGATCCCTTTGGCTGGCCCATCGGCGCCTGGTTTGAGCTTAACGTGCATTCGCGGACGGTCGTGGTGTACAACGTCCACCTCCCCAGCCCACGGCGCGAGTTATATCGCCTGCGGGGCCTGGGATTGCTGGTGGCCCTGGCCGGGGAAACTGCCGGCGAAGGCCGCAGCGTCCAATTCCAGGAAGACGTCGCCAAAGCCTGGCGCCAGCGCCTGGACATGGCCCAGCGGCTCATGGTCCACCTGGAAAAGGAGAAGCGCCCCTTCGTTTTGGCCGGTGATTTTAACATGCCCAGCCGCGGCTGGTTGCACCGGCAATTTCGTGCCCGATACACCGATGCCTTCGCCGAAGCGGGGCGGGGGTACGGCCTCACTTTTCCCGGCTACAGCTCCAATCCCCTGACCGGCTTTGGCCCGTGGCTGCGGCTGGACTACATCTTTTGCGGTGGGGACTTCCGGCCCGTGCAATGCGTCACGGAACGCGGCCGCCGCAGCCAGCATCGCGCGGTGGCGGCCCAACTGGAATGGGCCCATTAG
- a CDS encoding phosphoglycerate kinase encodes MAKLTVKDLEVRGKRVFVRVDFNVPMEEKGGQMVVTDVTRIQETLPTLRLLKEKGAKIILASHLGRPKGKKDPTMSLRPVAAKLSEMIGQPVAFVEDCIGQAVAAAVAGMKEGDLLLLENVRFYAEEEANDPAFAEKMAAVADVYVNDAFGSAHRAHASTEGVARVVAARGGKCAAGLLMERELKFLGDELENPARPFVVILGGAKVSDKIKVIDRLLEKADSLLIGGAMAYTFRLAQGYQTGKSLVEPDKVDVAKAALAKAQAKGVKFLLPVDDVVATPVKTDKLDKKGKPVIEYQGAQVNTDMNCPAEKAGLDIGPATIKAYSEVIAGAKTILWNGPMGLFENKEFAKGTNAIAQAVADATQRGAKSIIGGGDSVKALNKAGLGGKVTFMSTGGGASLEFLEGAVLPGVAALSDK; translated from the coding sequence ATGGCAAAGCTGACCGTCAAAGACCTTGAGGTGCGCGGCAAGCGCGTATTCGTGCGGGTGGATTTTAACGTGCCCATGGAAGAGAAGGGGGGACAAATGGTGGTGACGGATGTCACCCGCATCCAGGAAACCCTCCCCACCCTCCGTTTGTTGAAGGAGAAAGGGGCCAAAATCATCCTGGCGTCGCACCTCGGCCGGCCCAAGGGCAAGAAGGATCCCACCATGTCGCTGCGCCCCGTCGCGGCCAAGCTGAGCGAGATGATCGGCCAGCCCGTGGCTTTCGTGGAGGACTGCATCGGCCAGGCCGTGGCTGCGGCCGTGGCGGGCATGAAGGAGGGCGACTTGTTGCTGCTGGAAAACGTGCGCTTTTACGCCGAGGAAGAAGCCAATGACCCGGCGTTCGCGGAAAAGATGGCCGCCGTGGCGGATGTCTATGTGAACGACGCCTTTGGCTCGGCCCACCGCGCCCACGCCTCCACTGAGGGCGTGGCCCGGGTGGTGGCCGCCCGCGGTGGCAAATGCGCCGCCGGACTCCTCATGGAGCGCGAATTGAAGTTTTTGGGCGATGAACTGGAAAACCCGGCCCGGCCATTCGTGGTGATTCTGGGCGGGGCCAAGGTTTCTGACAAAATCAAGGTCATTGACCGCCTGCTGGAAAAGGCCGACAGCCTCCTCATTGGTGGCGCCATGGCCTACACTTTCCGCCTGGCGCAGGGGTATCAAACCGGCAAATCCCTCGTGGAACCGGACAAGGTGGACGTGGCCAAAGCCGCGCTCGCCAAAGCCCAGGCCAAAGGCGTCAAATTCCTGCTGCCCGTGGACGACGTCGTCGCCACGCCGGTCAAGACCGACAAGCTCGACAAGAAGGGCAAGCCGGTCATTGAGTACCAGGGCGCGCAGGTCAACACCGACATGAACTGCCCGGCGGAAAAAGCGGGTCTCGACATCGGCCCGGCCACCATCAAGGCCTACTCCGAAGTGATTGCCGGGGCCAAAACCATCTTGTGGAACGGCCCCATGGGCCTCTTCGAAAACAAGGAATTTGCCAAAGGCACCAACGCCATCGCCCAGGCGGTGGCCGATGCCACCCAGCGAGGCGCCAAGAGCATCATCGGCGGCGGCGACAGCGTCAAAGCCCTGAACAAAGCCGGCCTGGGCGGCAAGGTGACTTTCATGAGCACCGGCGGCGGCGCCAGCCTCGAATTCCTGGAGGGTGCCGTGCTGCCCGGCGTCGCCGCGCTGAGCGACAAATAA
- a CDS encoding Gfo/Idh/MocA family oxidoreductase has product MSTQKTEQPASRRQFLKRSSLALAGAATVTQVPFAITSHAAPDDPIRIGVIGCGGRGTGAVLNVLGAQTKVIYPSSGYHTEDVAQTGPLQRKDVQVVALADVFEDRLERCRENLSKLEVNIPQERCFTGFDGYKKLLAIPEINYVILATPPHFRPQQLMDAIRAGKHVFMEKPVAVDGPGVRMVIEAGELAKQKGLGIAAGTQRRHQKSYRETIKRLQDGAIGEILYGRAYWCGGEIWVIDRKPNMSDMEWQLRNWNYFTWLSGDHIVEQHVHNLDIMNWVLNAHPIRAVVGCGGRQVRTDAKYGNIYDHFAVEFEYANGARVFSFSRQINGCDGKVEEAVVGTKGYSNCHNFIRSEGDNLWRFRDADVNPYEAEHQNLIASIRAGNPINEARAVAESTLMAIMGRECVYSGKAVTWEAMLNSKVRLGPEKYEFGPLPVAPVAMPGRTAPAV; this is encoded by the coding sequence ATGAGCACTCAGAAAACCGAGCAACCTGCTTCGCGCCGCCAATTTCTCAAGCGTTCGTCCCTTGCCCTGGCCGGAGCCGCCACAGTAACGCAAGTGCCCTTCGCCATTACCAGCCACGCCGCCCCGGATGACCCCATCCGCATTGGCGTTATCGGGTGCGGGGGCCGAGGCACCGGCGCTGTGTTAAACGTTTTGGGGGCGCAAACCAAGGTCATTTACCCCTCCAGCGGCTACCATACCGAGGATGTGGCCCAGACCGGCCCATTGCAACGCAAGGACGTGCAGGTCGTCGCACTGGCGGATGTTTTTGAGGATCGCTTGGAGCGCTGCCGGGAGAACCTTTCCAAACTTGAAGTCAACATTCCGCAGGAAAGGTGTTTCACGGGCTTTGACGGGTATAAAAAGTTGCTGGCCATTCCGGAGATCAATTATGTGATCCTGGCCACCCCCCCGCACTTCCGTCCCCAGCAGCTCATGGACGCCATTCGGGCAGGCAAACACGTGTTCATGGAAAAACCGGTGGCGGTGGACGGCCCGGGCGTGCGGATGGTCATCGAGGCGGGCGAGCTGGCCAAACAGAAGGGCTTGGGCATCGCGGCAGGCACCCAGCGGCGGCATCAGAAGAGCTATCGGGAAACCATCAAGCGCCTGCAGGACGGGGCAATTGGGGAAATCCTCTACGGCCGGGCCTATTGGTGCGGCGGGGAAATCTGGGTCATTGACCGCAAGCCCAACATGAGCGACATGGAATGGCAGCTTCGGAACTGGAATTACTTCACCTGGCTGTCCGGGGATCACATCGTGGAGCAACACGTGCACAACTTGGATATCATGAATTGGGTGCTCAACGCCCACCCGATTCGTGCCGTGGTGGGCTGCGGCGGTCGCCAGGTGCGCACCGATGCCAAATACGGCAACATTTATGATCATTTTGCCGTCGAGTTTGAATACGCCAACGGCGCGCGGGTGTTCAGTTTCAGCCGCCAGATTAACGGTTGCGATGGCAAAGTGGAGGAGGCCGTGGTGGGAACCAAGGGCTACAGCAACTGCCATAATTTCATCCGCTCCGAGGGCGACAACCTGTGGCGGTTTCGGGATGCCGATGTGAACCCTTACGAGGCGGAGCATCAAAACCTGATCGCCAGCATCCGCGCCGGCAACCCGATCAATGAAGCGCGCGCCGTGGCCGAGAGCACCCTCATGGCCATCATGGGTCGTGAGTGTGTGTACAGTGGCAAAGCCGTCACCTGGGAAGCCATGCTCAACTCCAAAGTGCGGTTGGGGCCGGAGAAATATGAGTTTGGGCCGCTGCCTGTTGCGCCGGTGGCCATGCCGGGCCGCACGGCCCCGGCCGTCTAA
- a CDS encoding prepilin-type N-terminal cleavage/methylation domain-containing protein, whose amino-acid sequence MRRKTPARSGFTLVEIMIVVAIIGLLLAIAVPNFLKSRQLAQSRACINNLRQIQASKQVWGVEKSKAPTDVPTDDDLIGPTLYLKVKPACPAGGVYTYNALGQPVTCSVEGHTLEW is encoded by the coding sequence ATGAGGCGAAAAACACCAGCTCGTAGTGGGTTCACTCTGGTGGAAATCATGATCGTGGTGGCCATCATCGGGCTGCTTTTGGCCATTGCGGTGCCTAATTTCCTGAAGAGCCGCCAGTTGGCTCAAAGCCGGGCCTGTATTAATAACCTGCGGCAAATCCAGGCTTCCAAGCAGGTCTGGGGTGTGGAAAAAAGCAAGGCGCCAACAGATGTGCCCACCGATGATGACTTGATTGGCCCAACCTTGTATCTGAAGGTTAAACCGGCATGTCCCGCAGGAGGCGTCTACACATACAACGCCTTGGGTCAGCCGGTTACTTGCAGTGTGGAGGGCCATACCCTCGAATGGTGA
- the tpiA gene encoding triose-phosphate isomerase: MDKERKLIIAGNWKMNKTVAEALDLVNGLKRELSNVKEVDIVVCPPFTALSEVSKAILDSNIRLGAQNMSEHNVGAYTGEIAAVMLKEFSVRYVILGHSERRQYQKETDDLIARKALAAHAASLKPIICVGETLQEREAGLTEKVLETQVRGSLAGLTREQMVETIIAYEPVWAIGTGKTATTEQAQQAHAFIRSLLAKLYDETTARKVRIQYGGSVKPSNARELMSQPDVDGALVGGASLEVRSFSDIIKNSI; the protein is encoded by the coding sequence ATGGATAAAGAACGCAAATTGATCATTGCCGGCAATTGGAAGATGAACAAGACTGTGGCCGAGGCTCTGGACCTCGTCAACGGTCTCAAGCGCGAGCTGAGCAATGTCAAGGAAGTGGATATTGTGGTGTGCCCGCCGTTCACCGCCCTGAGCGAGGTCTCCAAGGCCATCTTGGATTCCAACATTCGCCTCGGCGCCCAGAACATGAGCGAGCACAACGTGGGCGCCTACACCGGCGAAATTGCCGCGGTCATGCTCAAGGAATTCAGCGTGCGTTATGTCATCCTCGGCCACAGCGAGCGCCGCCAGTATCAAAAGGAGACCGATGACCTCATCGCCCGCAAGGCCTTGGCGGCCCACGCCGCCTCGCTCAAGCCCATCATCTGCGTGGGCGAAACCTTGCAAGAGCGCGAGGCCGGGCTGACCGAAAAGGTCTTGGAAACCCAAGTCCGGGGCAGCCTGGCCGGCCTGACCCGGGAGCAGATGGTGGAAACCATCATCGCTTACGAACCGGTTTGGGCCATCGGCACCGGCAAAACAGCCACCACTGAGCAGGCCCAGCAGGCCCATGCCTTCATCCGCAGCCTGCTGGCCAAACTGTATGACGAAACCACCGCGCGCAAGGTGCGCATCCAATACGGCGGCAGCGTCAAGCCCAGCAACGCCCGCGAGCTGATGAGCCAGCCCGACGTGGACGGCGCCCTGGTGGGCGGGGCCTCTCTGGAGGTCCGCAGCTTTAGCGACATCATTAAAAACAGCATTTAA
- a CDS encoding zinc ribbon domain-containing protein produces MPIYEFACPKCRKIFSFLSKRINPEGLPTCPKCGNKQMERVMSRFATPRGLKEPAATPEEDGPPMPDIDEARMEKVMSEIERDMDYLDENNPRHMAHVMRKMKDALPPGLMPKELDVAIKRLEKGEDPEKIEEDMGDVLDAALGPEDEAGMGGMGGGGGYARDGGLYDY; encoded by the coding sequence ATGCCGATATACGAATTTGCCTGTCCCAAGTGCCGGAAGATTTTCAGCTTCCTCTCCAAGCGGATCAATCCGGAGGGGCTGCCCACCTGTCCCAAGTGTGGCAACAAGCAGATGGAGCGCGTGATGAGCCGTTTTGCCACACCGCGCGGGCTGAAAGAGCCTGCCGCGACGCCGGAAGAGGATGGGCCGCCGATGCCTGATATTGATGAGGCGCGGATGGAAAAGGTCATGTCGGAGATTGAGCGGGACATGGATTATCTGGACGAAAACAACCCGCGCCACATGGCCCATGTGATGAGGAAGATGAAGGACGCCCTGCCGCCGGGGCTGATGCCCAAGGAGCTGGACGTGGCCATCAAGCGGCTCGAAAAAGGCGAAGACCCGGAAAAGATTGAGGAAGACATGGGCGATGTCCTCGACGCCGCGCTGGGGCCGGAGGATGAGGCGGGCATGGGGGGCATGGGCGGCGGGGGAGGTTACGCGCGGGATGGTGGGTTGTACGACTATTAA
- a CDS encoding DUF5722 domain-containing protein: protein MAAGGNAMEFPQAASKKGLQVQMVEDALALGVKHAAININLTALVDLRRQPDNPQWNHGGQTYHFHKGYLESLDRQIKPLSDHGVVVYLIVLSYASGRPEVDKLALHPNYVTNAPNRLGAFNTVTPEGRQWYSACMEYLAHRWSGTNQAHGRVAGYIIGNEVTSHWWWCNMGRVSLEKFTDYYEDTVRLFHQAIRRQAGWPRVYLSLDHHWSIRYSAGDEQQAFGGRPFLEAFARRARQRGDFDWHVAYHPYPENLFEPRFWLDKTALPRPDTPRITFKNLDVLTDFLQQPALLYRGQRRRVILSEQGFHTPKGEEGELLQAAAYCYAYKIVEQLEGIDAFILHRHVDHAHEGGLLLGLWSHRPGSVADPYEKKRIYECFRLADTPQWREAFDFALPLIGLKSWDALPRRP from the coding sequence ATGGCTGCCGGCGGAAACGCGATGGAATTTCCGCAGGCTGCCTCCAAGAAGGGACTGCAGGTGCAAATGGTGGAGGACGCGCTGGCCTTGGGGGTCAAACACGCCGCCATTAACATCAACCTGACAGCGCTGGTGGATTTGCGGCGGCAGCCCGACAATCCCCAGTGGAATCATGGGGGACAAACGTATCACTTTCACAAAGGTTATTTGGAAAGCCTGGACCGGCAGATCAAGCCGCTCTCGGATCACGGGGTGGTGGTGTATCTGATCGTGTTGAGTTATGCCTCCGGCCGGCCGGAGGTGGACAAGCTGGCGCTGCATCCCAATTACGTCACCAATGCCCCCAATCGTCTTGGGGCTTTCAACACCGTCACTCCTGAAGGCCGGCAATGGTACTCGGCCTGTATGGAATATCTGGCCCACCGCTGGTCAGGCACAAATCAGGCCCATGGCCGGGTGGCTGGTTACATTATTGGCAATGAAGTGACCAGCCATTGGTGGTGGTGCAATATGGGGCGGGTTTCGCTGGAAAAGTTCACGGATTATTACGAGGACACCGTGCGCCTGTTTCACCAGGCCATTCGGCGTCAGGCCGGCTGGCCGCGGGTGTATTTGTCTCTCGATCATCACTGGAGCATCCGTTACAGCGCGGGTGACGAGCAACAAGCGTTTGGCGGGCGGCCCTTTTTGGAAGCGTTTGCCCGCCGCGCCCGCCAGCGCGGCGATTTTGACTGGCACGTGGCCTATCATCCTTACCCGGAAAACCTCTTTGAACCCCGGTTCTGGCTGGATAAAACTGCCCTGCCCCGTCCCGACACGCCCCGAATCACGTTCAAAAACCTGGATGTGTTGACGGATTTTCTGCAACAACCCGCCCTGTTGTATCGCGGCCAGAGGCGACGGGTGATCTTGAGCGAACAAGGTTTTCACACCCCCAAGGGCGAGGAAGGGGAACTGCTCCAGGCGGCGGCGTATTGTTATGCCTACAAAATCGTGGAGCAGTTGGAAGGTATTGATGCCTTCATTTTGCACCGGCATGTGGATCACGCCCATGAGGGCGGCCTGCTGCTGGGCTTGTGGAGCCATCGGCCGGGCAGCGTGGCGGATCCCTATGAGAAAAAGCGCATTTACGAGTGTTTCCGGCTGGCCGATACGCCCCAATGGCGGGAAGCCTTCGACTTTGCCCTGCCCTTGATTGGCTTGAAAAGTTGGGACGCTCTGCCCCGTCGGCCTTGA
- a CDS encoding O-antigen ligase family protein, with translation MTSASLPQMIMFYGLSLLMAVVLGFVLATPSEFLTFLVVAAVLMMLFTPLLLRWHHALLIFSIKATLMIFFLPGQPYLWMLMAVLSFGFAVLRRALEKESTYLHVPPVAYALIALTLVVLITAKLTGGIGFRVLGSGVYGGKRYYTTLAAVLVYFALVSQRIPASRAGFFVGIFFLSELTALFSNVAYLLGPKYWFLYAIFPPDLAMHQAASDYILTETHFVRVTGLSWAGHAVFCYMLARYGAKEVFGHPWRLLFILVVMGLTLLGGFRTYVILFGLILLIQFKLERLYRSKIFLIFVVVTALTAMVVLPNVQRLPLAVQRSLSIIPGLKVAPAAAFNAQTSSEWRLSMWKLLLAELPNHLLLGKGYAVDPTEMYLMEQSVLRGLAPTYEFALIAGDYHNGPLSVIVPFGIWGAAAFLWFCIAGLWVLYKNWKNGPAELKLINTFFLAYFTARVIFFMVFFGTLNGDLVVFTAILGLNISLNGGVCREPVKQMASVETTPLEEQTPPAALPAPANP, from the coding sequence ATGACGTCCGCGTCGTTGCCACAAATGATCATGTTCTACGGCCTGAGCCTGCTCATGGCCGTGGTGCTGGGTTTTGTGCTGGCGACGCCGTCCGAGTTTTTGACTTTTTTGGTGGTGGCGGCCGTCTTGATGATGCTGTTCACGCCGCTGCTGCTGCGCTGGCATCATGCCTTGTTGATTTTCAGCATCAAGGCCACTCTGATGATCTTTTTTCTGCCGGGCCAGCCTTATTTGTGGATGTTGATGGCGGTGTTGAGCTTTGGTTTTGCCGTGCTGCGGCGGGCCCTGGAAAAGGAGAGCACGTACCTGCACGTGCCGCCGGTGGCTTATGCCCTGATCGCGTTGACGCTGGTTGTCTTGATCACCGCCAAACTCACCGGCGGCATCGGTTTCCGGGTGCTGGGCAGCGGGGTTTATGGCGGCAAACGGTATTACACCACGCTGGCGGCAGTGCTGGTTTATTTTGCACTGGTCAGCCAGCGCATTCCGGCATCGCGGGCCGGCTTCTTCGTGGGCATTTTCTTTCTTTCCGAGCTGACGGCGCTGTTCAGCAATGTGGCCTACCTGTTGGGCCCCAAGTACTGGTTTTTGTATGCCATCTTTCCGCCGGACCTGGCCATGCACCAGGCCGCTTCGGATTATATTTTGACGGAGACACATTTCGTGCGCGTCACCGGCCTGAGCTGGGCGGGCCATGCCGTGTTTTGTTACATGCTGGCCCGTTATGGAGCCAAAGAGGTTTTCGGCCATCCTTGGCGACTGCTCTTTATTCTGGTGGTCATGGGGCTGACGCTCCTGGGCGGGTTTCGGACCTACGTCATTCTGTTTGGTCTGATTCTGTTGATTCAGTTCAAACTGGAGCGGCTTTATCGCTCCAAAATCTTCCTGATTTTCGTGGTGGTGACGGCGTTGACCGCGATGGTGGTGTTGCCGAATGTGCAGCGGCTGCCACTGGCTGTGCAGCGCAGTTTGAGCATCATTCCCGGGCTGAAGGTGGCGCCGGCGGCCGCGTTCAACGCCCAGACCTCATCGGAGTGGCGGCTTTCGATGTGGAAGCTGTTGCTGGCCGAGCTGCCCAACCATCTGCTGCTAGGCAAAGGTTATGCAGTGGACCCCACCGAGATGTATTTGATGGAACAATCAGTCCTGCGGGGGCTGGCGCCCACCTACGAGTTTGCCCTTATTGCCGGGGATTACCACAACGGTCCGCTTTCCGTCATTGTCCCTTTCGGCATCTGGGGAGCAGCCGCCTTTCTGTGGTTTTGCATTGCCGGCCTGTGGGTGTTGTACAAGAATTGGAAAAACGGCCCTGCCGAGCTGAAATTGATCAACACCTTTTTCCTGGCCTATTTTACCGCCCGGGTCATTTTCTTCATGGTATTCTTTGGGACGCTCAATGGCGATCTGGTGGTGTTTACGGCCATACTCGGGCTGAACATCAGCCTCAATGGCGGCGTCTGCCGGGAGCCAGTGAAACAAATGGCCTCGGTGGAAACCACCCCCTTGGAAGAACAAACCCCGCCGGCGGCGTTGCCCGCCCCCGCGAACCCCTAA